One window of Paenibacillus sp. FSL K6-3182 genomic DNA carries:
- a CDS encoding valine--tRNA ligase, translating to MSENQTTTAMPTTYDPKAAEQKWYDYWMQGKFFEAGKRPDAQTYTIVIPPPNVTGMLHIGHALDFTLQDILIRTKRMQGFDTLWVPGTDHAGIATQTRVEQKLREQGISRYDLGREAFLEKVWEWKDEYASTIRDQWSKMGLSLDYSRERFTLDEGLSKAVREVFVKLYDKGLIYRGKKIINWDPAARTALSDIEVEHKEINGHLYHLKYPLKDGSGFITVATTRPETMLGDTAVAVHPEDDRYKHLIGQMIVLPVVGREIPIIADEYVDKEFGSGAVKITPAHDPNDFEVGERHSLPQIIVMDETGTMNAEAGPYQGLDRADCRKQLVKDLQEQGVCVEIEDHVHQVGHSERSGAVVEPYLSTQWFVAMKPLAEAAIAAQKAGKGVNFVPERFEKIYLHWIENVRDWCISRQLWWGHRIPAWYDETTGETHVSRENMEGDHLTQDNDVLDTWFSSALWPFSTLGWPDETNDLKRYYPTDVLVTGYDIIYFWVSRMIFTALEFTEQSPFKDVLMHGLVRDSEGQKMSKSKGNGVDPLEVIEKYGADAMRYMISTSSTPGQDLRFRWEKVEQSRNFANKIWNASRFALMNLEGVEAADIDITVNLGTADRWILHRLNETVRDVTRLIDSYEFGETGRLLYNFIWDDLCDWYIEFAKLSLYSTDEAAKKATQSVLAYVLDRTQRLIHPFMPYISEEIWQHLPHVGDTITLAEWPVYDTALEAPDAVKEMELLMEMIRSVRNIRAEVNVPMSKKIEMLIKPASEAEAAIMSRNEEFIKRFCGTSSLETGLHISAPDKAMTAILTGVEIYLPLAGLIDIAQEIARLEKEHQHLNTEVERIEKKLSNEGFVAKAPAKVIDEERAKMNDYADKRDKVLARIAELRG from the coding sequence ATGTCAGAAAATCAAACGACAACTGCAATGCCGACAACTTATGATCCTAAGGCAGCTGAGCAGAAATGGTACGATTACTGGATGCAGGGAAAATTTTTCGAGGCAGGCAAACGACCGGATGCACAGACGTATACGATTGTTATTCCGCCTCCTAACGTTACCGGAATGCTGCATATCGGGCATGCGTTAGATTTTACCCTACAAGATATTTTAATTAGAACGAAGCGTATGCAAGGTTTCGACACGCTGTGGGTGCCAGGAACTGACCATGCGGGCATCGCGACGCAAACAAGAGTTGAGCAGAAGCTGCGTGAGCAAGGAATATCGCGCTACGACCTAGGTCGTGAAGCATTCCTAGAGAAAGTATGGGAGTGGAAGGATGAGTACGCAAGTACGATTCGCGATCAATGGTCGAAGATGGGACTTTCCCTCGATTATTCGAGAGAGCGGTTCACTTTGGATGAAGGCCTCTCCAAGGCTGTACGCGAGGTTTTTGTTAAGCTGTATGATAAGGGCTTGATCTATCGCGGCAAAAAAATCATTAACTGGGACCCTGCTGCTCGCACAGCTCTTTCAGATATTGAGGTAGAGCACAAGGAAATCAATGGTCATTTGTATCACTTGAAATACCCGCTTAAGGACGGTTCAGGCTTTATAACGGTTGCAACGACACGTCCAGAGACGATGCTCGGCGATACAGCTGTAGCGGTTCATCCAGAGGATGATCGTTACAAGCACTTGATTGGGCAAATGATCGTGCTTCCAGTCGTTGGGCGCGAAATTCCGATTATTGCAGATGAGTACGTCGATAAGGAATTTGGTTCAGGTGCCGTAAAAATTACGCCTGCACATGATCCAAATGACTTTGAAGTTGGCGAGCGCCACAGTCTGCCGCAGATCATTGTGATGGATGAGACAGGTACTATGAACGCTGAAGCTGGTCCTTATCAAGGTCTCGACCGTGCGGATTGCCGCAAGCAGCTCGTTAAGGATTTGCAGGAGCAAGGTGTATGCGTGGAAATCGAAGATCATGTGCATCAAGTTGGTCACAGTGAGCGCAGCGGCGCCGTTGTTGAGCCCTATTTGTCTACACAATGGTTCGTTGCAATGAAACCTCTAGCTGAAGCTGCAATCGCAGCTCAAAAGGCTGGCAAAGGTGTCAACTTCGTACCTGAGAGATTCGAGAAAATATATTTGCACTGGATCGAGAACGTACGCGATTGGTGTATTTCTAGGCAGCTATGGTGGGGTCACCGCATACCGGCTTGGTATGATGAGACGACAGGTGAAACACATGTCTCTCGTGAGAATATGGAGGGCGATCACCTTACCCAAGATAATGACGTGCTTGATACGTGGTTCAGCTCCGCATTATGGCCGTTCTCTACACTAGGCTGGCCGGATGAAACGAATGACCTGAAACGTTATTACCCAACGGATGTACTCGTAACGGGTTATGACATCATTTATTTCTGGGTATCCCGAATGATCTTCACAGCTCTTGAGTTTACAGAGCAATCTCCGTTCAAGGATGTGCTGATGCACGGACTTGTTCGTGACTCCGAAGGACAAAAGATGTCCAAGTCGAAGGGCAATGGTGTCGATCCGCTTGAGGTTATCGAGAAATATGGTGCAGATGCTATGCGTTATATGATCTCGACAAGCAGCACGCCAGGACAGGATTTGCGTTTCCGGTGGGAGAAGGTTGAGCAATCGCGCAACTTTGCGAACAAGATTTGGAATGCATCACGCTTCGCGCTGATGAATCTTGAAGGGGTTGAAGCAGCTGATATTGATATCACTGTTAATCTCGGAACAGCGGATCGCTGGATTTTGCATCGCCTGAATGAAACGGTTCGTGATGTAACTCGATTAATTGACAGCTATGAGTTCGGTGAAACTGGACGTCTATTGTATAATTTCATTTGGGATGATCTTTGCGACTGGTACATTGAATTCGCTAAGCTTAGCCTTTACAGCACGGATGAAGCAGCTAAAAAAGCTACGCAATCGGTACTTGCTTATGTGCTAGACCGTACGCAGCGTCTTATTCACCCGTTCATGCCATATATCAGCGAAGAGATTTGGCAGCATCTGCCTCATGTTGGCGATACGATCACTTTGGCAGAATGGCCGGTTTATGATACTGCGCTTGAAGCGCCGGACGCTGTGAAAGAGATGGAGCTCCTGATGGAGATGATCCGTTCAGTGCGCAATATCCGAGCAGAAGTAAATGTTCCGATGAGCAAAAAGATTGAAATGCTAATTAAGCCTGCTAGCGAGGCTGAAGCTGCTATTATGTCCCGCAACGAAGAATTTATTAAACGTTTCTGCGGTACGTCAAGTTTGGAGACTGGCCTGCACATTAGTGCGCCGGACAAAGCAATGACTGCGATTTTAACTGGTGTTGAGATTTATTTGCCGCTTGCCGGCTTAATCGATATTGCTCAGGAAATTGCTCGTTTAGAGAAGGAACATCAGCATTTGAATACCGAGGTAGAGCGGATTGAGAAGAAGCTCAGCAATGAAGGCTTTGTGGCAAAAGCGCCAGCTAAGGTTATCGATGAAGAACGCGCCAAAATGAACGATTATGCAGACAAACGCGACAAGGTACTAGCTAGAATTGCGGAATTGCGCGGATAA
- a CDS encoding folylpolyglutamate synthase/dihydrofolate synthase family protein, which translates to MAEQQIEQRPAGPLQSYREAVDWITGLIPFGIRPGLDRIEQLMERLDNPHRRLKFIHIAGTNGKGSTCAYLTSVLLRGGYDVGTFTSPYITKFTNRFQYNGIDIEEETLLRLANELKPHVDELAQTELGSPTMFEVSTALAILFYAKVTYPDYVVWETGLGGRLDVTNIVQPVVSVITNIGHDHMDKLGDTIAAVASEKAGIIKAGIPVISAVTQPEAIEVIKQAAEGKKSTLYLLGEQFHETAISVRENEQTFRFDNLFRSIEPLTITLNGAHQRTNAAVAVMTLEILRQYNALVIEDDVLAEGLQKAAWPGRLEMVSDQPRILVDGAHNPEGAESLVDALKNTYKYDRLHLMMGMLENKNHQDVLKHILPIVDTLIVTEPDYRMKKDASALADLVREMRQQQPDQYAFELVVESNWQAALQKLQQLTGETDLGVVTGTLYLIADVRSRILYDSDSEKGW; encoded by the coding sequence ATGGCAGAACAACAAATAGAGCAGCGGCCTGCAGGGCCGCTGCAATCCTACCGGGAAGCGGTAGATTGGATTACTGGGCTAATTCCATTCGGTATTCGTCCAGGTCTTGATCGGATCGAGCAATTGATGGAACGGCTGGATAATCCGCATCGCAGATTAAAGTTTATCCACATTGCCGGGACAAATGGGAAAGGGTCTACTTGTGCATATTTGACGAGTGTTTTGCTGCGCGGCGGATATGATGTAGGCACATTTACATCGCCATATATAACGAAGTTTACGAATCGTTTTCAATATAACGGTATCGATATCGAAGAAGAGACGCTGCTTAGACTTGCCAACGAGCTAAAACCTCATGTTGATGAGCTTGCTCAGACAGAACTAGGCTCGCCTACGATGTTTGAAGTATCAACAGCGCTGGCTATTCTTTTTTATGCGAAGGTCACTTATCCCGATTATGTCGTGTGGGAGACTGGACTTGGCGGCAGGCTTGATGTGACGAATATCGTTCAACCGGTTGTTTCCGTCATTACGAATATTGGCCATGACCATATGGATAAACTCGGTGATACGATTGCTGCAGTTGCGAGTGAAAAAGCTGGCATTATTAAAGCAGGAATACCGGTTATTAGTGCGGTTACTCAGCCAGAGGCAATTGAGGTTATTAAGCAAGCAGCTGAAGGCAAAAAAAGCACGCTTTATTTGTTAGGTGAACAGTTCCACGAAACGGCAATCTCGGTTCGCGAGAATGAGCAAACTTTCCGCTTCGACAATCTATTCCGCAGCATCGAGCCGTTGACAATCACGCTAAATGGTGCCCATCAACGGACGAATGCAGCGGTTGCTGTCATGACGCTTGAGATACTTCGCCAATATAATGCACTAGTCATCGAAGATGATGTACTGGCGGAAGGGCTTCAAAAGGCTGCGTGGCCGGGACGACTTGAGATGGTTTCTGATCAGCCTCGTATTTTGGTCGATGGCGCACATAATCCAGAAGGTGCAGAGTCACTCGTGGACGCTTTAAAAAACACTTACAAATATGATAGGTTACATCTTATGATGGGTATGCTGGAGAATAAGAATCATCAGGATGTTCTTAAGCATATACTACCAATAGTGGATACGCTTATTGTGACCGAGCCTGACTATCGAATGAAAAAAGATGCCTCTGCTTTGGCTGATTTGGTACGTGAAATGCGTCAGCAACAGCCAGATCAGTACGCTTTCGAGCTTGTAGTGGAATCAAACTGGCAAGCAGCATTACAAAAACTACAACAGTTAACCGGGGAAACAGACCTTGGAGTCGTGACAGGCACGCTATATTTAATTGCTGACGTTCGCTCCCGCATTTTGTATGACTCGGATTCTGAAAAAGGTTGGTGA
- the murC gene encoding UDP-N-acetylmuramate--L-alanine ligase — translation MNTAEHVHFIGIGGYGMSAIARVMLEMGYKVTGSDVARQELTEKLAANGASIYIGHQPEHVNGADLVVYSTALSKDNVERKAAEELNIPVLHRSQMLARLMNAGKGIAVAGAHGKTTTSSMIALVMESCGADPTYIIGGEIVNVGTNAKAGKGEYVVAEADESDGSFLHYHPTLAIVTNIEPDHLENYDGDFGKLKAAYVQFLQQVKADGKAIVCADDETVNELIPQVYQGNMNSSQLVTYGIDGDADYKAQNVVLGDRKVTFTMTHKGALLGDVELSVPGLHNVYNAMATVITCLEAGLSFDKIAVAIQSFRGAKRRFQVLGEVNDILVIDDYAHHPTEIRATISAAKATGKRIIAVFQPQRYTRTFFLFEQFSRAFPEADEVIITDIYSPAGELQIEGVTSRKLVELIKSNSNANSEYIPTKEEVLAYLTERVAPGDLVITMGAGDIWKVADSLAKSLKSNQ, via the coding sequence TTGAATACGGCAGAACACGTTCATTTCATCGGAATCGGCGGTTACGGAATGAGTGCCATTGCCCGCGTTATGCTGGAAATGGGCTATAAGGTGACCGGGTCCGATGTCGCACGTCAAGAATTAACAGAGAAGCTTGCAGCAAATGGTGCCAGCATTTATATCGGTCATCAGCCCGAGCATGTGAATGGAGCGGACTTGGTCGTATACTCTACGGCACTTTCCAAAGATAATGTTGAACGGAAAGCAGCTGAAGAGCTCAACATCCCAGTTTTGCATCGATCGCAAATGCTGGCTAGATTGATGAACGCAGGCAAAGGAATCGCAGTAGCCGGCGCACATGGCAAGACGACGACCTCTTCAATGATCGCGCTTGTTATGGAATCTTGCGGTGCGGATCCAACCTATATTATCGGTGGCGAAATCGTTAATGTAGGTACAAACGCAAAAGCGGGCAAAGGTGAATACGTCGTAGCGGAAGCGGACGAGAGTGATGGTTCATTCCTTCATTATCACCCTACGCTTGCTATCGTGACGAATATTGAGCCGGATCATCTTGAAAATTATGATGGCGATTTCGGCAAGCTGAAGGCTGCTTATGTGCAGTTTTTGCAGCAGGTGAAAGCGGACGGCAAGGCGATTGTATGCGCGGATGACGAGACGGTTAACGAATTGATACCGCAAGTATATCAAGGCAATATGAACTCATCGCAGCTAGTGACTTATGGCATTGACGGCGATGCAGACTATAAAGCTCAAAATGTTGTACTTGGAGACCGGAAGGTAACCTTTACAATGACGCATAAAGGGGCATTGCTTGGAGATGTGGAGCTGTCTGTTCCAGGCCTTCATAATGTGTACAATGCAATGGCTACTGTTATTACTTGTCTCGAAGCAGGCTTGTCCTTTGACAAAATTGCTGTTGCGATTCAATCATTTAGAGGCGCGAAACGCCGCTTCCAGGTGCTTGGGGAAGTTAATGATATTTTGGTCATTGATGACTATGCGCATCATCCAACGGAGATCAGAGCGACAATCAGCGCTGCAAAAGCAACAGGTAAGCGTATTATTGCCGTGTTTCAACCACAGCGTTATACGCGGACGTTTTTCTTATTCGAGCAATTCAGCCGCGCATTCCCAGAGGCCGATGAGGTAATTATTACCGACATCTACTCGCCGGCAGGCGAACTGCAAATCGAAGGAGTAACATCCCGCAAGCTGGTAGAGCTGATCAAAAGCAACAGCAACGCGAACTCCGAGTATATTCCAACCAAAGAAGAAGTGCTTGCATATTTGACTGAGCGGGTCGCACCAGGCGATCTTGTTATCACCATGGGAGCAGGCGACATTTGGAAGGTAGCGGATTCGTTAGCGAAATCGTTAAAATCAAACCAATAA